From Theileria orientalis strain Shintoku DNA, chromosome 4, complete genome, the proteins below share one genomic window:
- a CDS encoding Requim, req/dpf2, translated as MTSLKYFKDEKEEYDPYTKEETNVSEVVDCSDYQVERNLEGSPENRNEALSNDGDPQADNSSKFTSLFSDLDDDLLDSIDKYLYKAGIKRESDVLLDDLEEPLKESQPLASGKRAKRKSKKEEDGTNGTGSGGDSDVAKGGGSDSGSGGGSGTGNSTNANDAIKEGNDATGRTWSEKLSRIGSRRNSFEEDEVISITDTTPPKLYTITTNIDTAPTDEAAIPASLNYEEDLPIKKSRLKIIPDSQRYTSSDSGTVKEEFALTSMEICASTGKCSCSSACDHTACNCSHHHACHMGCGVCGFDLLGHRLASSANGSNGAQGSHGMTSTLFPRSKDGITKSVASEDDHSNVATPKNKYADSNDGKRANVTSPSGVRTNVSGSYDSDSSEEEEDVDECIICSESMKSELKNEIGVLDVCSHIFCFKCIKMWSDRANSCPLCKREFAHIRKVNLYNIQDLIEKYYLLTSATANAGTSASAGIGGSGIFGVEVTGSVGPTSSAERRENKYWRERRLRCIRKNKISKLKKIIREMINWYDLIPSLKVKVDRKKLQGEEEDEGCAICGNDDNWPQLLLCDNCDKGYHMYCLDPPLTEVPPNNWYCAQCNMEAGVTIAGETYGLRRGSTGTSGRSESTRGRRSRRHNSTTTESTRATRRSRSTRASSRSLLDTLLQEQAEELDMMSLEGRSGSGIVSRDSLENIIRDSIISISSTATNPRTSSLNTVATSGRRPRRRGAEAEALEEEVRTNLLSQVYMGLNRSINIERGSNRVSETMGTTGGSFGERSTSITNSILTRDFNPDIVKSNAARDWRTNRTMTPPSTSIAFEDANTENIKETVKGRLRRFNFKTKNVDQLIKESLESIDNYLAFNTVPAADIDLISQTTSTSTSALNRARLSAPTGNTESAPTGSSTANSIPSVTEDARNAATGREKKYTSFIYRYKTITSDYRERPRSQSRRQEPYINGKTVKYLF; from the exons ATGACAAGTCTTAAATACTTTAAGGACGAAAAGGAAGAATACGACCCTTACACAAAGGAAGAGACTAACGTGTCGGAAGTTGTGGACTGCTCAGACTATCAAGTGGAGAGGAATCTAGAGGGCAGCCCCGAGAACAGAAATGAGGCGTTGAGCAACGACGGAGACCCGCAAGCAGACAACTCATCCAAGTTCACGAGCCTGTTCAGCGATTTGGACGACGATCTGCTCGACTCAATAGACAAGTACCTGTACAAAGCCGGCATTAAGAGAGAGTCGGATGTGCTGCTGGATGACCTGGAGGAACCTTTGAAGGAAAGTCAGCCATTAGCATCAGGAAAGAGGGCTAAAAGGAAGagtaaaaaggaggaagacgGGACGAATGGTACCGGTAGTGGAGGGGATAGCGATGTCGCTAAGGGAGGTGGTAGTGATAGTGGTAGTGGAGGTGGTAGTGGTACTGGCAATAGTACCAATGCTAATGACGCTATTAAAGAGGGCAATGACGCAACCGGAAGAACCTGGTCTGAAAAGCTAAGTAGGATTGGCAGCAGAAGGAACAGCTTTGAGGAGGACGAAGTGATAAGCATAACTGACACCACACCGCCGAAACTATACACCATTACAACGAACATTGACACCGCACCCACAGACGAAGCCGCCATTCCAGCAAGCTTAAACTACGAGGAGGATCTGCCAATCAAAAAGTCGAGGCTAAAAATAATTCCAGATTCCCAAAGATATACGTCTTCAGACAGTGGGACGGTAAAAGAAGAATTCGCACTCACATCGATGGAAATTTGTGCTTCAACAGGAAAGTGCTCCTGCAGCAGTGCCTGTGACCACACTGCCTGCAACTGCAGTCACCACCACGCTTGCCACATGGGCTGCGGAGTTTGCGGATTCGACCTCTTGGGGCACAGACTGGCGTCCAGTGCAAATGGGAGCAATGGAGCACAGGGATCGCACGGTATGACAAGCACTTTATTTCCAAGGAGTAAGGATGGAATTACCAAGTCGGTTGCCAGTGAGGATGATCACAGTAACGTGGCAACGCCGAAGAATAAATACGCGGACTCAAATGATGGAAAAAGAGCAAATGTGACCAGTCCGAGTGGAGTGAGAACAAACGTGTCAGGCTCATACGACTCAGACTCGAgcgaggaagaagaggacgTGGACGAGTGCATAATATGCAGCGAGTCGATGAAGAGTGAGttgaaaaatgaaatagGAGTGCTGGACGTGTGCAGCCACATCTTCTGCTTCAAGTGCATTAAGATGTGGTCGGACAGAGCGAACTCGTGTCCACTGTGCAAGAGGGAGTTTGCACACATAAGGAAGGTTAACCTGTACAACATACAGGACCTGATAGAAAAGTACTACCTGCTGACAAGCGCAACAGCCAATGCCGGCACTAGTGCAAGTGCCGGCATTGGCGGCAGTGGCATCTTCGGAGTGGAGGTGACTGGATCAGTTGGGCCGACGAGCAGCGCAGAAAGAAGAGAAAACAAGTACTGGAGAGAAAGAAGGCTGCGCTGCataaggaaaaataaaatatcgaagctgaagaagataatacGAGAAATGATTAACTGGTATGACCTGATACCGTCACTGAAAGTTAAAGTGGACAGAAAGAAGCTGCAGGGagaggaagaggacgaaGGGTGCGCAATATGCGGAAACGACGATAACTGGCCGCAGCTGCTGCTATGCGATAACTGCGACAAGGGCTACCACATGTACTGCCTGGACCCGCCGCTGACAGAGGTGCCACCAAACAACTGGTACTGCGCACAGTGCAACATGGAAGCAGGAGTGACCATAGCAGGAGAAACGTATGGCCTAAGAAGAGGATCGACAGGAACGAGTGGAAGGTCAGAGTCGAcgagaggaagaagaagtagaAGGCATAATAGCACCACAACGGAGAGCACGAGAGCCACAAGGAGAAGTAGAAGTACTAGAGCAAGCAGCAGAAGCCTACTGGACACATTATTGCAAGAGCAAGCAGAGGAACTGGACATGATGAGCCTAGAAGGAAGGAGCGGGTCAGGGATAGTGAGTAGAGACAGCCTAGAAAATATTATCAGAGACAGCATAATATCGATCAGCAGCACGGCAACTAACCCAAGAACAAGCTCACTTAACACAGTGGCGACGTCAGGAAGAAGGcccagaagaagaggagcagaagcagaggcgctggaggaggaagtgAGAACTAATTTGCTGTCGCAGGTGTACATGGGACTCAACAGAAGCAT TAACATAGAAAGAGGATCTAACAGAGTTTCTGAAACGATGGGCACTACAGGAGGTAGTTTCGGAGAAAGGAGCACAAGTATCACGAACAGCATCCTGACGAGAGACTTTAACCCGGACATAGTGAAAAGCAATGCTGCCAGGGACTGGAGAACAAACAGAACGATGACGCCACCCTCCACATCCATTGCATTCGAAGATGCAAACACGGAGAACATAAAGGAGACAGTGAAGGGGAGGCTGAGGAGGTTCAACTTTAAAACCAAGAACGTGGATCAGCTGATAAAGGAGTCGCTGGAAAGCATAGACAACTACCTGGCGTTCAACACAGTGCCCGCAGCAGACATTGACCTAATCAGTCAGACAACATCCACGTCCACAAGCGCACTCAACAGGGCAAGGCTGTCAGCACCAACAGGGAACACAGAGAGTGCCCCAACGGGAAGTAGCACGGCAAACAGCATTCCGAGCGTCACAGAAGACGCTCGGAATGCGG CAACCGGaagagaaaaaaaatatacatcaTTCATATATAGATATAAGACGATAACGAGCGACTACCGCGAGAGACCGAGAAGCCAGAGCAGAAGGCAGGAGCCGTACATCAACGGGAAGACCGTAAAATACCTGTTTTAA
- a CDS encoding dimethyladenosine transferase: protein MAKKTLWCVSENNKRINEWKLHKCIHTNTVIGAKKKEDLDSGDTRDDDSEKDQKELISLKYDEKIQVYPLKQKNQEEGPQKVPKLPPGEFKPRKSLGQNFITDLNLMNKMCNSLKSPIEPPGDGSQVVELGCGIGSLTQILYKKYKNMTDDIGIEIDSRAVSQLSRTLPNLNLINDDVLQLTSEQVDYAKMSKERGKKLWIIGNLPFYITSQILLCLIDYRKYIDRAVVTAQWEVAKRVVARRNTKEYSILSVLLQIFAKAKILFKIPSQAFYPKPKVDAACIYIDNGNGYGYGNADCNGNGNLTGDSISVNVRKFKLLKRILRLTFGQKRKKLKSSMERILTKYKVELPEEILNMRPQDLSAKDFIDLVNNIHQRIHSGGGAGVVRNGATVGARTKFWSGANSEDIMELGDMASAAGGAADRCEELEETKDRIWRKNKHGPSIPLKDLIY from the exons ATGGCGAAGAAGACTCTGTGGTGTGTGAGTGAAAA CAATAAAAGGATAAATGAGTGGAAATTGCACAAATGTATCCATACAAATACTGTAATTGGCGcaaaaaagaaagaagaTTTAGACAGTGGTGACACACGAGACGATGATTCAGAAAAGGATCAAAAGGAGCtaataagtttaaaatatgatgaaaaaatacaagTGTATCCTCTGAAACAGAAGAATCAAGAAGAAGGGCCACAGAAGGTGCCAAAACTGCCTCCAGGAGAGTTTAA gCCGAGGAAAAGTCTGGGTCAGAATTTTATAACAGATTTGAACCTGATGAATAAGATGTGTAACTCATTGAAGTCGCCGATAG AACCACCAGGAGATGGAAGTCAAGTGGTAGAGTTAGGATGTGGAATAGGATCACTAACACAAATactgtataaaaaatataaaaatatgacaG ACGATATAGGAATTGAAATAGACTCGAGAGCAGTGAGTCAGCTGAGTAGAACATTgccaaatttaaatttgatcaACGATGACGTTTTACAG TTGACGAGTGAGCAGGTAGACTATGCAAAAATGAGTAAAGAGAGAGGGAAAAAGTTGTGGATAATAGGAAACTTGCCATTTTACATAACGAGTCAAATACTGCTGTGCCTAATAGACTACAGAAAGTACATAGATAGAGCAGTAGTGACAGCACAGTGGGAAGTGGCAAAGAGAGTAGTGGCAAGAAGGAACACCAAGGAATACTCAATACTGTCAGTGCTGCTGCAAATATTCGCAAAAGCGAAAATACTCTTTAAAATACCGAGTCAAGCCTTCTACCCGAAGCCGAAGGTGGACGCAGCATGCATATACATAGA TAATGGTAATGGTTATGGTTACGGAAATGCTGACTGTAATGGTAATGGTAACCTTACTGGCGATAGCATTAGTGTCAATGTGCGCAAATTCAAGTTGCTTAAAAGGATACTCAGGCTGACATTTGGacaaaaaaggaaaaagtTGAAGTCGAGCATGGAGAGAATATTGACCAAGTATAAAGTGGAGTTGCCAGAGGAGATACTGAATATGCGACCACAGGATTTAAGCGCAAAAGACTTCATTGACCTAGTGAACAATATTCACCAACGTATACATAGTGGTGGTGGTGCTGGCGTAGTAAGGAATGGTGCAACTGTGGGGGCGAGGACTAAATTTTGGAGTGGTGCAAATTCGGAAGATATTATG GAATTGGGAGATATGGCGTCAGCAGCAGGTGGTGCAGCAGATAGATGCGAAGAGTTGGAAGAGACAAAGGATAGGATTTggagaaaaaataaacacgGCCCAAGCATACCACTAAAGGATTTAATATACTGA
- a CDS encoding uncharacterized protein (Rab GTPase activator family protein), translated as MEEFEYDVVIYGTGLVNCLVASILTKNKFKVLHIDKHSEYGNNYRTLSFRQLLELKNSVPLSRSLTKRTSTLETGDRQNSLDSSSGPGTLSSLDSISSMNSSVNPETNEETQPETPTSRSESRHLGVLSSLMKQSNSFNIDLWPRILLNNTTFTDFLVYTNIHKQLQLCTNINTNVLFSYEAYLMTSDARKGANGSVSDASNVSNTASNKGKETSGSSTTKNFSETTGLLFELVHDKNSIFRSKYLDLKEKRLLTRFINKSLLDATGGEEDESWVEYLKKNNLNEKLINIVNCMRLSVVGGTSKNKCKVELSNYLKSFKVGSDKTATENRSCIIYCLYGTNNLIQHICRLSSLNNCHYMLSHEIKDMEVVERSVYSRVGSNVSTAGETGKKEATNEDGNEGTANGGSNNRKILLHLDDYDIYTNYVITEYAVSTTATINRVYGTEDYTTEEGSVEGTTEGTEEDSQEGTSEGISKGIAKGSVQGNAKGIEEGNAKGSVQGNAKGSVQGNAKGIEEGNAKGSVQGNAKGIEEGRVAGAEDKKLLVVCMISDRMVLDDINMCMVIPGTTKEKDSTSTSATEGTSGGQKSNSGSGSDGKVSSGTGEDWTVILQTCKDSQSSPEGMYVVYFMSLASASASSTGTEYSHGRQEEKESVGNDGALEEGEKMDDNVLRMVNMYKALVGDLSHMLFVSYGYYDTGYEIEVIASNSSATQSNKDGSKDSSRSTESNSSANGTVREEEAQRVNQVTVYKNKYKNDSMLVFMNELKISEKVAELVMKLNKEKRADKSVEDEGGSGDGSGSGKVGGKFSGKKEEEVDFEKYLKCIVPEDEEQVDLNCDFFMDFVNKLF; from the exons ATGGAAGAATTTGAGTACGATGTGGTCATTTATGGAACGGGATTGGTAAACTGCCTAGTCGCCTCCATACTTACGAAGAATAAGTTTAAAGTGCTACACATAGATAAGCACTCGGAGTACGGAAATAACTACAGGACGTTGTCCTTCAGGCAGCTCCTGGAGTTGAAGAATTCGGTCCCTTTGAGCCGCTCTTTGACCAAA AGAACGAGCACGCTTGAAACTGGCGATAGGCAGAACAGCCTCGACAGTTCAAGCGGGCCGGGCACCCTCAGCAGTCTCGATAGTATCAGCAGTATGAACAGCAGCGTAAATCCAGAAACGAACGAAGAAACGCAGCCTGAAACCCCGACCTCTAGATCGGAAAGTAGGCATTTG GGAGTGTTGAGCAGTCTGATGAAGCAGAGCAACTCATTTAACATTGACCTGTGGCCGCGAATATTGTTAAACAACACGACGTTTACAGATTTTTTGGTCTacacaaacatacacaAGCAGCTTCAACTGTGTACGaacataaacacaaacgTGCTTTTCAGCTACGAGGCATATTTGATGACTTCGGATGCCAGGAAAGGCGCTAACGGTAGTGTTAGTGACGCCAGTAATGTCAGTAATACTGCTAGTA ATAAGGGTAAGGAAACGAGTGGTAGTTCAACGACAAAGAATTTTAGCGAGACCACAGGATTGTTGTTTGAACTGGTGCATGACAAGAATTCGATATTTAGAAGTAAATATTTGGATTTAAAGGAAAAGAGACTGCTTACGAGGttcataaataaaagtcTACTTGATGCGACGGGA GGAGAAGAGGATGAAAGCTGGGTCGAGTATTTgaagaaaaataatttgaatGAAAAGTTGATTAACATAGTAAACTGTATGAGACTGTCAGTAGTAGGAGGaacaagtaaaaataaatgtaaagtaGAATTGAGTAATTATTTGAAGTCGTTTAAAGTAGGAAGCGATAAGACAGCAACAGAGAATAGAagttgtataatatattgtttGTACGGAACAAATAACCTGATACAGCACATATGTAGACTGTCGTCACTGAATAACTGCCACTATATGCTGAGTCATGAAATAAAGGACATGGAGGTGGTGGAAAGAAGTGTGTACAGTAGAGTTGGTAGCAATGTAAGCACAGCTGGTGAGACTGGTAAGAAGGAAGCCACTAATGAGGAT GGTAACGAAGGAACTGCTAATGGTGGCAGTAATAACAGGAAGATACTATTGCACCTGGATGATTATGacatatacacaaactATGTGATAACAGAGTACGCAGTGTCGACCACAGCAACAATAAACAGAGTCTATGGAACTGAAGATTATACCACAGAAGAAGGTAGTGTAGAAGGTACCACAGAGGGCACAGAAGAGGATTCTCAAGAAGGTACCAGTGAAGGTATTTCAAAAGGTATTGCAAAAGGTAGTGTACAAGGTAATGCAAAAGGCATTGAAGAAGGTAATGCAAAAGGTAGTGTACAAGGTAATGCAAAAGGCAGTGTACAAGGTAATGCAAAAGGCATTGAAGAAGGTAATGCAAAAGGTAGTGTACAAGGTAATGCAAAAGGCATTGAAGAAGGTAGAGTTGCTGGTGCAGAGGATAAGAAGCTGTTGGTCGTATGCATGATTAGCGATAGGATGGTGCTGGATGATATAAACATGTGTATGGTAATACCAGGAACGACTAAGGAAAAAGATAGCACAAGCACGAGTGCTACAGAAGGTACGAGTGGTGGTCAGAAAAGTAATAGCGGAAGTGGTAGTGATGGTAAGGTGAGTAGTGGGACTGGTGAAGATTGGACAGTGATATTGCAGACGTGCAAGGACTCGCAGTCGTCACCAGAAGGAATGTACGTAGTCTACTTCATGAGTTTAGCAAGCGCAAGCGCAAGTAGTACTGGAACTGAATACAGTCACGGTAGacaagaagaaaaggagagTGTTGGAAACGACGGAGCTTTAGAAGAAGGTGAGAAGATGGATGATAACGTATTGAGAATGGTAAACATGTACAAGGCACTGGTGGGTGATTTGAGTCACATGTTGTTTGTGTCATACGGATACTATGACACAGGATATGAAATAGAGGTGATAGC CAGTAATAGTAGCGCAACTCAAAGCAATAAGGATGGCTCTAAGGATAGTAGCAGAAGCACGGAAAGTAATAGCAGTGCAAATGGGACGGTCAGGGAAGAGGAGGCGCAAAGAGTAAATCAAGTGACAgtgtacaaaaacaaatataaaaacgaCAGCATGCTGGTGTTCATGAATGAGCTGAAAATATCGGAAAAAGTAGCAGAGTTGGTGATGAAGCTTAACAAAGAGAAGAGAGCTGATAAAAGTGTGGAAGATGAAGGTGGAAGTGGAGAtggaagtggaagtggTAAGGTTGGTGGGAAGTTTAGTGggaagaaagaagaagaagtggaCTTTgaaaagtacctgaagtGCATAGTGCCAGAAGACGAAGAACAGGTGGACCTAAACTGCGACTTCTTCATGGATTTCGTCAATAAACTgttctaa
- a CDS encoding histone H2B variant 1, whose translation MSGKVPSSKSHAAKKTAGKTLGVRYRRKKRVESFSLYIYKVLKQVHPETGVSKKSMSIMNSFINDVFDRLALEATRLIRYNKKSTLSSREVQTAVRLLLPGELSKHAVSEGTKAVTKYTTSGV comes from the coding sequence ATGTCTGGAAAAGTACCATCAAGCAAGTCCCATGCTGCAAAGAAAACAGCAGGGAAAACACTCGGCGTACGCTACAGGAGAAAGAAACGTGTAGAGAGCTTCTCACTCTACATTTACAAGGTTCTTAAACAAGTGCACCCGGAAACAGGAGTAAGCAAGAAGAGTATGAGTATTATGAACTCATTTATCAACGACGTCTTCGACCGCCTTGCCCTCGAGGCAACACGCCTCATCAGATACAACAAGAAGAGCACGCTGAGCTCAAGAGAAGTTCAAACGGCAGTCAGGTTGTTGTTGCCAGGAGAACTGTCGAAACATGCCGTATCCGAGGGAACCAAGGCAGTTACCAAGTATACAACTTCTGGCGTTTAA
- a CDS encoding uncharacterized protein (WD40 repeat-like domain containing protein), producing MGARILTKLKRKKRKKNAKSYEFYVSELQTYLNWALSNLNKYKDELIDVGFVIYLEMYIKLFKQSTNLGRDFLMEFMNVFNSKYENYVSKLLQFRFLDQLDQLYILNTGYNSSSKHIIILSKNCKRILLNWLNIYQNNVINIILMERVEFIDGEMFNHSSVNVFKRYFILKYGIDPESIHKYRKPFLGLYIKDVENESYKVNSMLIEPVKENKIPFGLPCEMYTKDYGHEVNTYSQGINGEFCRMEDFRKLIPLPRPGSLIHESLRSIYQLQVENRNMGQNPYILSYNFANANSINCSTVSDFDGRYAAAGQRDGSIFLWDLVKSQCENAYTDIACVLGKDLGVESINKTYPTSNSTQKENNDPDKQGFKKDYLILTGHEGLVNCLKFGENGQVLLSGGLDSTINLHTISEGFENNTIKCVYYNSCYPSGSYGRGSGVTGTRNSIIDLDYSRFGYYFTSCDINGYCKLWSTDRSFPIRTLKSMSANYSSSKFHPNSSLLSVISNDNKVTVYDLKSFTSAMHLTLPNVGRARGATVGGVLGELSSTHPYGDGTSAHEAFNNNFNGMTWSKNGVILGVYAMNAVLLYDVRVGRPFESIEVRKGNVSSIDFSYSTTLLSVTDTNNELSLWGFRVTNTDTDFDKYMLATDTNGISKKNQPNKKLNEERLKDGEKKLLKSYRFNKSFLLSSSFTPENVLITLGISAI from the exons atgggGGCAAGAATCTTAACAAagttaaaaagaaaaaaaagaaag aaaAACGCAAAGTCCTACGAATTCTACGTAAGTGAGCTGCAAACGTACCTCAATTGGGCACTGAGTAACCTGAACAAGTACAAAGATGAGCTTATCGACGTTGGATTCGTAATATACCTGGAGATGTACATAAAGCTGTTTAAACAGTCGACAAATTTAg GCAGAGACTTCTTGATGGAGTTCATGAACGTGTTCAACAGTAAATATGAAAACTACGTCAGCAAGCTCCTGCAGTTCAGGTTTCTGGACCAACTTGACCAGCTGTATATACTTAACACAGGATACAATTCGTCAAGCAAACACATAATCATACTCTCAAA GAACTGCAAGAGGATACTGTTAAACTGGCTAAACATTTACCAAAACAACGTAATCAACATAATACTGATGGAGAGAGTGGAGTTCATAGACGGAGAGATGTTTAACCACTCGTCAGTGAATGTGTTCAAGCGCTACTTTATACTGAAGTACGGAATAGACCCGGAGTCGATACACAAGTACAGAAAGCCATTTCTAG GGCTGTACATAAAGGATGTGGAAAATGAAAGCTATAAAGTGAATAGCATGTTGATAGAGCCAGTAAaagagaataaaataccatTCGGGCTACCATGTGAAATGTACACAAAGGACTACGGACACGAAGTTAACACGTATTCCCAAg GCATCAACGGAGAGTTTTGCAGAATGGAGGACTTTAGGAAGCTGATACCGCTGCCAAGGCCAGGCTCTCTGATCCACGAGTCGCTGCGCTCAATATATCAGCTTCAAGTTGAAAATCGCAACATGG GACAAAACCCATACATTCTATCGTATAATTTTGCTAATGCAAACAGTATAAATTGCTCAACGGTGTCAGACTTTGACGGAAGGTACGCAGCCGCAGGTCAAAGAGACGGGTCGATATTCCTGTGGGACTTAGTAAAGTCACAA tGTGAAAACGCATACACGGACATTGCGTGTGTCCTGGGAAAGGATTTGGGAGTGGAGAGCATAAATAAGACGTACCCAACGTCGAACAGCACacaaaaggaaaataacGACCCCGATAAACAAGGATTTAAAAAGGATTACCTGATACTGACAGGGCACGAAGGACTAGTAAACTGCCTAAAATTCGGAGAAAACGGACAGGTGTTACTGTCAGGAGGGTTGGATTCGACGATCAACTTACACACAATAAGCGAAGGATTCGAAAATAATACAATCAAGTGCGTATACTATAACTCCTGTTACCCAAGTGGCTCATACGGAAGAGGATCAGGAGTAACAGGAACAA GAAACAGCATAATAGACCTAGACTACAGCAGGTTCGGATACTACTTCACGAGCTGCGACATCAACGGGTACTGTAAGCTGTGGTCAACAGACAGAAGCTTCCCAATAAGGACGCTCAAGTCAATGTCAGCAAACTACTCAAGCTCGAAGTTCCACCCGAACTCGTCACTGCTCTCAGTGATATCGAACGACAACAAGGTGACAGTGTACGACCTTAAGTCGTTCACATCAGCAATGCACCTGACACTCCCGAACGTGGGCAGGGCCAGAGGGGCCACGGTGGGAGGAGTCCTCGGCGAATTGAGCAGCACACACCCCTACGGCGACGGCACCAGCGCCCACGAAGCCTTCAACAATAACTTCAACGGCATGACCTGGAGCAAAAACGGAGTTATTCTGGGCGTATACGCAATGAACGCAGTGCTACTCTACGACGTGAGAGTGGGAAGGCCCTTCGAGTCAATCGAGGTGCGCAAGGGCAACGTGAGCTCAATCGACTTCTCATACTCGACGACGCTGCTGTCAGTGACGGACACGAACAACGAACTGTCACTCTGGGGGTTCAGAG TCACTAACACTGATACAGATTTCGACAAATACATGCTGGCGACGGACACAAATGgaataagtaaaaagaaCCAaccaaataaaaaattaaacgaAGAGAGGTTGAAGGACGGAGAAAAGAAACTGCTCAAATCGTATAGATTCAATAAATCGTTCCTACTAAGCTCATCCTTTACGCCGGAAAACGTCCTAATAACACTCGGAATCTCAGCAATTTAA